A window of the Dictyostelium discoideum AX4 chromosome 4 chromosome, whole genome shotgun sequence genome harbors these coding sequences:
- the grn gene encoding granulin domain-containing protein, which produces MNYSKIFIFGIISLILMALFSSTVESVSLKNLKIKNNNNNNNNIENKHKTKKSLELTETQDFGSVKCPDGSLCPNSNTCCSASDGSYACCPTPNAQCCSDKQHCCPYQFTCGNGGNICKPQQGLRFSFNR; this is translated from the exons atgaattattcaaaaatatttatatttggaattatttcattaattttaatggcATTGTTTTCATCAACAGTTGAGAGtgtttcattaaaaaatcttaaaataaaaaataataataataataataacaatattgaaaataaacacaaaaccaaaaaaagttTAGAGTTAACTGAAACTCAAGATTTTGGATCAGTAAAATGTCCTGATGGAAGTTTATGtccaaattcaaatacaTGTTGTTCAGCCAGTGATGGTTCTTATGCATGTTGTCCAACTCCAAATG CACAATGTTGCAGTGATAAGCAACACTGTTGTCCTTATCAATTCACATGTGGGAATGGAGGAAATATTTGTAAACCTCAACAAGGTCTTCGATTTTCTTTCAATCGTTaa
- a CDS encoding ubiquinol-cytochrome-c reductase subunit: protein MSNALTNIFYKYVARRNSTWMAGAILGAFVLDSTVSGAVNTFFDSVNKGKLWKDVYAERVKKGISQ, encoded by the exons ATGTCAAACGCCCTCACCAACATTTTCTATAAATATGTTGCAAGAAGAAACTCCACTTGGATGGCTGGTGCCATTCTTGGTGCTTTCGTTTTAGATTCAACTGTTAGCGGTGCTGTTAACACTTTTTTCGATTCAGTAAACAAAGGT aaattatggAAAGACGTTTATGCTGAAAGAGTCAAGAAAGGAATTTCACAATAA
- the pppA gene encoding protein phosphatase 2A scaffold subunit: protein MASINTESDDYHPIVILIDELKNEDIQLRLNSIKKLQSIAKALGPERTRTELIPYLQDSVLEDEDEVLVVLSEELGNLIEFVGGAEHAVCLLPPLQILAGAEELVVREKAVESLCKIAKEIPTSSFEESFLPLLFSLSKADWFTSRTSACGLFTVSYPRANAEMKKSLRKTFGGLCHDDTPMVKRAAATNLGSFAKQIEKESVKSEILPLFQSLSTDEQDSVRLLGVENCALLGSMLTNEENIQFILPTIKASSLDKSWRVRYMVARLLKELCESMGTEITKTELIGAFVKLLKDTEAEVRTEASLRIADVCSLLTKEMNIKTILPCVKDLVSDSSQHVRAALAQVIMSLAPIYGKEDTLTHLLELFLHLLKDDFPDVRLNIISKLDQVSKVIGIEMLSQSLLPAIVELAEDHQWRVRLAIIDYIPLLASQLGVEFFDEKLGNLCMTWLGDPVFSIREAATNNLKKLTEVFGVDWAKNNIIPKVLSLHSHPNYLYRMTTLFSISTLSTVVGGDVISSSMVPLLAKMVSDKVPNIRFNVAKTFQTIIPLLDSTIVQSRVKPLLVKLHEDTDKDVKFYASQALQLC from the exons atgg cATCTATAAATACAGAATCGGATGATTATCATCcaattgttattttaattgatgaattaaaaaatgaggATATACAACTTAGACttaattcaataaaaaaacttcAATCAATTGCAAAAGCATTAGGACCAGAACGTACCCGTACAGAATTAATCCCATATTTACAAg acTCTGTTCtcgaagatgaagatgaagttTTAGTTGTATTATCAGAAGAATTAGGAAATTTAATCGAGTTTGTTGGTGGTGCAGAACATGCTGTTTgtttattaccaccattacaAATTTTAGCAGGTGCTGAGGAATTAGTTGTTAGAGaaaag gcAGTGGAATCATTATGTAAAATTGCAAAAGAGATCCCAACATCATCATTCGAAGAATCATTccttccattattattttcattatcaaaagCAGATTGGTTTACATCACGTACATCAGCATGTGGACTTTTCACTGTATCATATCCAAGAGCAAATGCTGAAATGAAGAAATCTTTAAGAAa aactTTTGGGGGATTATGTCACGATGATACACCAATGGTTAAGAGAGCTGCTGCAACTAATTTAggt AGTTTTgcaaaacaaattgaaaaagaatcaGTTAAATCAGAAATCCTTCCACTCTttcaatcattatcaacTGATGAACAAGATTCAGTTCGTTTATTAGGTGTTGAAAATTGTGCTTTATTAGGTTCAATGTTAACTAATGAAGAAAacattcaatttattttaccAACTATTAAAGCTAGTTCATTAGATAAATCATGGAGAGTTCGTTATATGGTTGCTCGTCTTTTAAAAGAG ttatgtGAATCAATGGGAACAGAAATTACAAAGACAGAATTAATTGGAGcatttgttaaattattaaaagatacaGAAGCAGAAGTTCGTACAGAAGCATCATTAAGAATTGCAGATGTTTGTTCATTATTAACCAAAGAAATGAATATTAAAACCATTCTTCCATGCGTTAAAGATTTGGTATCAGATTCATCACAACATGTTAGAGCTGCACTTGCTCAAGTCATTATGTCATTGGCACCAATTTATGGTAAAGAAGATACATTAACTCATCTTTTAGAATTGTTTTTACATCTCTTAAAAGATGATTTCCCAGATGTTCGTTTAAATATCATTTCAAAATTAGATCAAGTAAGTAAAGTAATTGGTATTGAAATGTTATCACAATCTCTATTACCAGCTATCGTTGAATTGGCTGAAGATCATCAATGGAGAGTAAGATTAGCAATTATTGATTATATTCCACTTTTAGCTTCACAATTA ggtGTTGAATTCTTTGATGAAAAACTTGGTAATTTATGTATGACTTGGTTAGGTGATCCAGTATTTTCAATTCGTGAAGCAGCAACTAATAATTTGAAGAAATTAACCGAAGTATTTGGAGTTGATTGGGCAAAGAATAATATTATTCCAAAAGTTTTATCTTTACACTCTCATCCAAACTATCTCTATCGTATGACcacattattttcaatttcaaccCTTTCAACTGTTGTTGGAGGTGATGTTATCTCTAGTTCAATGGTTCCTTTATTGGCCAAAATGGTTTCCGATAAAGTTCCAAATATTAGATTTAATGTAGCTAAAACTTTCCAAACCATTATTCCATTACTCGATAGCACAATTGTACAATCAAGAGTCAAACCATTACTCGTAAAACTTCATGAAGATACTGATAAAGATGTTAAATTCTATGCTAGCCAAGCACTCCAATTatgttaa
- the gpi gene encoding glucose-6-phosphate isomerase has translation MEEFKNLKEHYENIGKNINMRKEFESNYGATRFKDFSKEVNISKQVGTILLDYSKNRINKETMDLLFELARASKVEEMRNSMFQGEKINITEDRAVLHTALRNRDPSAVIKVDGENVIPSVRKVLDKMRSFSERVRSGQWKGYTGKTITDVVNIGIGGSDLGPVMVTQALKNYANDKVMRAHFVSNIDGTHLAETVKHLCPETTLFIVASKTFTTQETITNAQSARSWFLEKIGGSSVSADVQKHAIGQHFVALSTNEQEVTKFGILKENMFEFWDWVGGRYSVWSAIGLSVALYVGMDHFESFLEGAYHMDQHFLNTPLELNLPVIMGLLGVWYNNFFGCQTQAILPYDQYLSRFPAYFQQGDMESNGKSVQRNGERVTHSTGPIIWGEPGTNGQHAFYQLIHQGQKIIPCDFIASVESHNPLGKHHQILLSNFFAQTEALMKGKNEQEVTNELTKEGLSQEKIKQLLPHKVFEGNRPTNSIFLHKLTPHSLGALIALYEHKIFVQGIIWNINSFDQWGVELGKQLAKSILPELSDNNEVSTHDSSTNGLINFYKSNSKL, from the coding sequence atggaagaatttaaaaatttaaaagaacattatgaaaatattggtaaaaatattaatatgagaaaagaatttgaatcaAATTATGGTGCTACaagatttaaagatttttcaaaagaagttaatatttcaaaacaaGTTGGAACTATATTATTGGATTATTCAAAGAatagaattaataaagagacaatggatttattatttgaattagcACGTGCATCAAAAGTTGAAGAAATGCGTAATTCAATGTTTCAAGGtgaaaaaatcaatataacCGAAGATAGAGCAGTACTTCATACAGCATTAAGAAATCGTGATCCATCAGCAGTCATCAAAGTCGATGGTGAAAATGTTATTCCATCCGTTAGAAAAGTATTGGACAAGATGAGATCATTTAGTGAACGTGTTAGATCAGGTCAATGGAAAGGGTACACTGGAAAGACAATAACCGATGTTGTAAATATTGGTATCGGTGGTTCAGATTTGGGTCCAGTTATGGTCACTCAAGCACTTAAAAACTATGCCAACGATAAAGTTATGAGAGCCCATTTCGTTTCAAATATTGACGGTACCCATTTAGCAGAGACTGTAAAACATCTTTGTCCAGAGACAACATTGTTCATTGTTGCCTCTAAAACATTCACCACTCAAGAGACCATTACCAATGCTCAAAGTGCACGTAGTTGGTTCTTGGAGAAGATAGGTGGTTCATCAGTCAGTGCCGATGTCCAAAAACATGCAATTGGTCAACATTTTGTTGCTTTATCAACCAATGAACAAGAGGTGACTAAATTTGGAATTCTAAAGGAGAATATGTTTGAATTTTGGGATTGGGTAGGTGGACGTTACTCTGTTTGGTCAGCTATTGGTTTATCGGTTGCATTATACGTTGGTATGGATCATTTTGAGAGCTTTTTAGAGGGTGCCTATCATATGGATCAACATTTCCTCAATACACCATTGGAATTGAATTTACCAGTGATTATGGGTTTATTGGGTGTTTGgtataataatttctttggtTGTCAAACTCAAGCCATCTTACCATACGATCAATATTTATCTCGTTTCCCAGCATACTTTCAACAAGGTGATATGGAAAGCAATGGAAAGAGTGTACAAAGAAATGGTGAACGTGTCACTCATTCAACTGGTCCAATTATTTGGGGTGAACCAGGTACAAACGGTCAACATGCTTtctatcaattaattcatcaaGGTCAAAAGATTATACCTTGCGATTTCATCGCCTCGGTCGAATCTCATAATCCATTGGGTAAACATCATCAAATTCTCCTTAGTAACTTTTTCGCTCAAACTGAAGCTCTCATGAAAGGTAAAAATGAACAAGAGGTCACCAATGAATTAACAAAGGAAGGTTTATCtcaagaaaaaattaaacaattactCCCTCATAAAGTTTTCGAAGGTAATCGTCCAACCAATTCAATCTTCCTCCATAAATTAACTCCACATAGTTTAGGTGCTCTCATTGCCCTCTATGAACATAAAATCTTTGTTCAAGGTATCATTTGGAATATTAATAGTTTCGATCAATGGGGTGTTGAATTAGGTAAACAATTGGCTAAATCAATCTTACCTGAATTATCTGATAACAATGAAGTTTCAACTCATGATAGTTCAACAaatggtttaattaatttttataaatcaaattcaaaactttaa